From a region of the Lactuca sativa cultivar Salinas chromosome 4, Lsat_Salinas_v11, whole genome shotgun sequence genome:
- the LOC111904655 gene encoding transcription factor bHLH87 gives MEDLSWERNMWSFPLSNTNHHQQQREIGESFVFGSENVILSQLTAAAGGRQISSNPVPSSFGTASQYWSQGMAVNGFNEGKNVIPITITTTDPAAATATVTVNSLESLDCLLSTTNSNGAADTPPDQDECISVIFSDYKNLCNNNGVSSGDSITKDMDEGIISKCSSEKLRKSTNGFYDDNPSRLKRPRSDPGLPTSSNINFRQTMDSDEPDSEAIAQMKEMMYRAAAFRPVSFADEEAVEKPKRKNVRISRDPQTVAARQRRERISEKIRVLQKLVPGGNKMDTASMLDEAANYLKFLRSQVKALEQVGQKLDYVRCGTTITSGSTSQIMQNINPNITLGVPFPMQTPFLLPHHHHQHLYPNPPPA, from the coding sequence ATGGAAGATTTGAGCTGGGAAAGAAACATGTGGTCGTTCCCATTGAGTAACACCAATCATCATCAGCAACAGCGAGAAATCGGAGAAAGCTTCGTTTTTGGTTCAGAAAATGTCATCCTCAGCCAGTTAACAGCTGCAGCCGGCGGCCGTCAAATCAGTTCTAATCCtgtaccctcaagttttggtacTGCAAGTCAATATTGGTCTCAGGGGATGGCTGTCAATGGCTTCAATGAGGGCAAGAACGTAAttcccatcaccatcaccaccactgatCCAGCAGCTGCAACCGCCACCGTCACGGTCAACTCACTGGAATCACTCGACTGCTTACTTTCCACCACAAATAGCAATGGCGCCGCCGATACGCCACCGGATCAAGACGAATGCATTTCCGTCATTTTCTCAGATTACAAAAATCTGTGTAACAATAACGGCGTTTCATCTGGCGATTCCATCACAAAAGATATGGATGAAGGCATTATTTCCAAATGTTCATCGGAAAAGCTAAGAAAGAGTACCAACGGATTTTACGACGACAACCCGTCAAGATTGAAGAGACCCAGATCAGATCCAGGTCTACCCACTTCGTCAAATATAAATTTCCGCCAAACAATGGATTCCGACGAGCCAGATTCAGAGGCGATTGCTCAGATGAAAGAGATGATGTACAGAGCGGCAGCTTTCCGGCCGGTGAGTTTCGCCGATGAGGAGGCGGTGGAGAAGCCAAAGAGGAAAAATGTGAGGATATCTAGAGATCCACAGACGGTGGCAGCACGGCAGCGCAGGGAAAGAATCAGTGAAAAAATAAGGGTCTTACAGAAACTGGTCCCCGGTGGAAACAAAATGGATACAGCTTCTATGCTCGATGAAGCTGCAAATTACTTGAAGTTCTTGAGATCGCAAGTTAAAGCATTGGAGCAGGTGGGACAGAAGCTAGATTACGTGAGATGTGGTACAACTATTACTTCAGGCAGTACAAGTCAAATTATGCAAAACATTAACCCTAATATTACTCTAGGTGTACCATTTCCCATGCAAACCCCTTTTTTACTaccccatcatcatcatcaacacctTTACCCTAACCCACCACCTGCTTGA